From the genome of Lutra lutra chromosome 8, mLutLut1.2, whole genome shotgun sequence:
TAAGCTTAGTCTGAACCAGTCCCTTTGCTGTGATGTTCCTGGGAGCAGGGCTCAAGGGCTTAGGTTCTGCACGGGCTAGAGCTTCTCACTGAGAAATTTGCTTGTTCAGGTATGCAAGGAGCTACACCGCTTTGAGAAGCTGATGGAGTATTTCCGGAATGAGGACAGCAACATTGACTTCATGGTGAGGAGCTGGGCCTGGGTCAGGCGCGCGCCCAACAGGCTCCCATGCTCCTTGAGAATAGGCCCAAGGCAACAGCTTATCTTGATATTCTGTCTAGAAACTAGAATGATTCTCTCCACTCGTAAGTGCTCCTTGTCTACTCACCTACCCCAGAGAACTTGTAGGAACTTAAGGACAGTAACATGTTTGTGTCTTGaattcccctcctttccccctttGTGTGGCCTTACTGCACCTGATTTGGGCTCCTTTCAAGCTGCTTTGCTTCGCCCAAACTTTTCCTCTAGCCTCTCTTCCCTTCAGCCTCCAATCTTTCATTATATAGTCTTGTCTCCAGAAATACCTGCTGAGCTTTAAAGGAAATCAGTTGTATCTTCGTTTCTGTCTATTTCTCATGTAATTTACTTCTTTCCGTACACTGAATCTtaagtttgatattttttaagCTAAAATACTCTTATTGTTCccagaaagactttttaaattcaCTCTTTTGAGTACTCCCGTGAGGATGGTGGTTCAAACGCCCGGGCTCTGCGGTCTCTTCTGGCCCGCCCTGCTCTGACCCTCCAGGTGGCTTCTCCCCAGGTGGCCTGCATGCAGTTTATCAACATCGTGGTGCACTCAGTAGAGGACATGAACTTCCGGGTGCACCTGCAGTATGAGTTCACCAAGCTGGGGCTGGAGGAGTTCTTGCAGGTGAGCTGGACTCAAGCCTCCGCCGGGGACGAACTCGGGGGCAGAGGATCGGCTTAGTCCTGTCACCAAGTGTTTTTCTACGAAAGCCTAGTCGTGGATGCTCTTGGAACCCTGCCTGTCTTTCCGCCGCCCGGGGGCCTGGGGCCCTCCTGCAGGGGGTGCTCTCTAACTTGGCAGCTCCACGGGGTGAGAATCTGCATGGCTGCAGAAGGAACTCCCTGGGTCTTCCCGTCTAGGAAGTGGTCATGGAGGGTGATGAGGGCCACGCCTCTGTCGGAAGGCTCCCCCAGCTACTACCGTGTCTGCTCTTCCCAGAAGTCGAGGCACACAGAGAGCGAGAAGCTGCAGGTGCAGATCCAGGCGTACCTAGACAATGTGTTTGATGTGGGAGGCTTGCTGGAGGACGCGGAGACCAAGAACGTGGCCCTGGAGAAGGTGGAGGAGCTGGAGGAACATGTGTCCCATGTAAGTAGTCCTCTTTTGCTGCCAGAACTACCACTGAGGGTGGGAAGAGGACGAGGCCGTCTCAGTTCCatactgaggcccagggaagcctCAGAACCTGACACACTCTGGCTGAGGCCCGGGATAATTCATAGGTTAGGACACACACTGACCTCTAGGACTGGGCGTGAGGTGGCCTCAGGCTTGAGAGAGTCAGATGTGGTCTGTTTCACAGAGTCTCAGACCCTGGGCCCATGGGAGTGATGCAGGGAAGCCACCGGGCCCCTCGGCCTTGGGAGCCCCGCATGCGGGGGTTGGGCCCAGGTCCTGACGGAGGCTCCGGCTGTGCAAAGCACCCAGGCTTTAGGGCCAGCGCCAGACCTGTTCTTCCCATCCTGCAGCTCACGGAGAAGCTTCTGGACCTGGAGAATGAGAACATGATGCGTGTGGCAGAGCTAGAGAAGCAGCTGTTGCAGCGGGAGAAGGAACTAGAGAGCATCAAGGTACCAAGTAATCTGGGGAAGGGAGGCCCTGACTGGTGCTGGGCACCAGGGTGTGGGGACCTGGCTTggcttggcttttcttttcttttcttttttcctttcttcctttctttctctctccctttcttcctttccttcttccttttttttccccaatatttcccttatcaatttattttttatctctttgctttttcttttcttttcttttctttttgaagattttatttatttgacagatcacaagtaggcagagaaagggggagaagcaggctcccagctgagcagagagcccgatgcggggctcaatcccaggaccctgggatcatgacctgagccgaaggcagaggctttaacccactgaaccacccagatgcctcctCTTTGTTCTTTCATACAGTCAGCTCCATCCTATTATAAGAAACGTATCTGAAAATCATAgttttttatttggcttttttgtCTTGAGTCATGTCAAGTCTTTGAAAATCCAGATCTTGGTTCATACTTGAGGTActcagaggagggtggggggatgacTTCACCCCATTTTTTAGTTGGCAAAGGAACCTGAGTCCAGAGTGGGCCGGATGCTCACAGAGGAGGGTAGGAGCAAGGGGGTACCCGCAGGCACCTCTGGTATCCAGGcctcctcccaccagcccctcttactgcttttccctcccctgtGTAATGGGCAGGTTGAGTAGCTCTGAGTCTATCCACCAGGTATCCTGAGTTGGGAGGCCAGGGGCTTGATACACATCCGTCAGGACCCTGAGAGTCCGGAGTGCTGTTCTAGGGAGTATGGAGGATACAGAGATGGCGAAGGCAGGGTATTGTCCATAGGGGGCTGCCCAGGAGTGATTACACAAGGTCAAATGCAGTGGGAACAGTGGAGGCCCAGAGGGCTGAGGGCGGTGTGGGTGGCTGGAGTCAGGCCCGGGAGGTGTGCCCAGTAGCAGCTTCTGGCCCTGGCCTTGAGGAACCAGGTCCTAACTAAGGCCGGGTCTGAGAGGAAGCACCCTGGAGGGTACCCTCTGGGCCAGCGGCTCTGTAGCTCACCTCTTGTTCTGTGCAGTCCAGGCTCCCTGGCCCCCACCTGGGTTCCTGCTGCTCTCTGCCTCTGGGTACCTTCCCAGAGACCCCAGTGGAGAAACCTGGAGGGGCCACTCTCAGGGGCAACTCTGGCTGTGCCTTCCACGTACCCTTTCCCCACTGTCTCCCACTAGGAGACTTACGAGAACACGAGCCACCAGGTACACACGCTGCGGCGGCTCattaaagagaaggaggaggcctTCCAGCGCCGATGCCACTTGGAGCCTGGGGCACGGGGCCTGGAGTCAGTGGGCAGCGAGGCTCTGGCCCGGATAGGCCCTGCAGAGCTGGGTGAGGGCCTGCTGCCCTCTGACCTGGACCTCCTGGCTCCAGCCCCACCACCCGAGGAGGCCCTGCCGCTGCCTCCACCgccagctcctcccctccccccaccaccacccccattaCCAGGTGAGGAAGACTGTGGGAGCCCCAAGGGGCAGCCCCATCTCAGGGCCACACTGAAACCCCAGGTGGCGGTGCCTCCCTTAGGGAGAAGCCAGGGACATGGGTAGAAGGATGTGAAGTTGGGTGGGAAAGCGTTGAGGGAGGGCAAGAGTCTCAGGTTACTGGGGAAGGGGTATCTAAGGGTAGACGTGGTCTATTGTAAGGATCGTAAAGGAGCCGTTCCTGATTCTTCTGAGGATGGCCACGGAGAGGGCTCAGACCAGAGCAGGAAATAGTGGGCCAGAGGCCAGCGAGACCTGCCCTACCAGAGTTAGGACCCCTGGGAGCCACAGGGGCAGGGATTCACACATTCTCTTTCCCATGGAGACTTTGCAGACATGTGGGGTGGCATCAGGGAAGGGATCTCTGAAGAGTCTTTTAGGCCCTGGGTCACGGTGGCATTTCTTTTCCCCTAGATAAgtgtcccccagccccacctctcccTGGCGCTTCTCCCTCTGTGGTGTTGACAGTAGGCCTGTCAGGTGAGTGCCCCCTGAGCTCTGGGCAGGGCTAGTGGGATGGAGGGAGAGTGTCCTCAGCCCTCACTGATCTTCCTTCCCAATTAGCCATTCGCATCAAGAAACCCATCAAGACCAAGTTCCGGTTGCCTGTCTTCAACTGGACAGCATTGAAACCCAACCAGATCAGCGGCACTGTCTTTAGTGAACTTGACGATGAGAAGATCTTGGAGGTAGCAAGGCCTGGAGCCCTTAGTGGTGGGGTTGTGGGCTGGGACCAGATCATGCTTTTAGCCAGATCTTCTGGCCTTAGAAATGCCATCAGACTCAGGCATCTGTGCACCAGAGCTGAGCAGACATCGGGTGCACTGTCCAGGGGGTCTTCTAGTCAGATAGCCCACTGCATTTTCCCTTCTCGTCACCCCCTGCCAGGACCTAGACCTGGACAAATTTGAAGAACTGTTCAAGACGAAAGCCCAGGGCCCCGCTCTTGACCTAATCTGCTCTAAGAACAAGACAGCGCAAAAGGCTGCCAGCAAGGTGACCCTATTGGAAGCCAATCGTGCCAAGAACCTGGCCATCACCCTTCGCAAGGCTGGCCGCTCAGCAGAGGAGATCTGCAGGGCCATCCACACGTGAGGCTCCCGCTGACCCCATCCTGGTCCCAGTCAGCTGGCAACCCAGTTCTCCACCCAGGATCCTGGCCTTCCCTGGATTCCAGGGCATCAACATCTCACACCCTTCAGTCATCCCCTGGTTTGGCCAGAACTCAATGCATCtatgctgtgtgccaggcacatagAGAGGTGCTGGAGATTCAGCCCAGACCTTTATTCAAGTTGCTGCCAGTCTCTGGGGAATAGTCCAGTAGCACCGGGTGATAACCACCCAGGTGGTGGAGGTATAGGCAGCTTTGGGGGAACAGAGCAGGCCAGGTAGCTGAGCCTggtgatcagggaaggcttcccggaggaggtgaAGTCTCACCTGTGACCTGACCTGAGGAAGTAGATGAAGTCCATTTCAGTGCCTGGAGGGAGAACATGATGCCCTAGGGACTGGAAATCGACTATGACTTTAGTGTAGGAGGAGAGTAGGAGAGACAGGGTAGACCCAGGTGGGCAGAAGTCTTGCAGGCTGAGCCTCATAAGCCATGCTCAGGTGTAAAGATTTCTCCCTAAGGGTAGAGGGGAGACACTGAAGGGTGTTTAAATAGGCCATGGAATGTTCCCCTAGGATGGTTAGTCATGCTCTGATAGTAAAGCAATGGGCGCTCAGCCTCTGGCTGTGTCCTGCTCACAGAACCCACCCTCAGGCCTTCCAGGGCCCAGAGAATAAAAGGGTGTTGGATACCGGGCAGACGCAAGACCTGAGGTGGCTCCTTCCTCCGACACAGATTTGACCTCCAGACGCTGCCCGTGGACTTCGTGGAGTGCCTGATGCGCTTCCTGCCCACGGAGGCCGAAGTGAAGCTGCTGCGGCAGTATGAGCGGGAGCGGCAGCCGCTGGACGAGCTGGCGGCCGAGGACCGCTTCATGCTGCTCTTCAGCAAGGTGGAGCGGCTGACGCAGCGGATGGCTGGCATGGCCTTCCTGGGCAACTTCCAGGACAACCTGCAGATGCTCACACCGGTACAGCCTCCATCCAGGTCCCCCAGACCCCAACCCCACTCGCGAGTCCCCTCCCCATCCGCCCTGTCAGGCTGACTTGGCCCCATCGCGGCCTGGGCTGACGGGACTCTTCATCTCGCCTTCCAGCAACTCAACGCCATCATTGCCGCCTCTGCCTCTGTCAAGTCCTCTCAGAAGCTGAAGCAGAtgttggaggtggggaggggttgcGAACACCCGCACGTGCCCGTCGgcctgggtggagggaggagcctGCAGGGCCTGGCCTGACCTCCTCCCCTACATCTCTTGGACAGATCATACTTGCCCTGGGGAACTATATGAACAGCAGCAAGCGAGGTGCTGTGTACGGCTTCAAGCTCCAGAGCCTGGATCTGGTAAGATGGTGGGGGCAACTCTGGGGCCAGGAAGCCTGAGGAGCTGTGGCGTTTGGCGCTCTctctcaccacccccacccccctctcccagctgctGGACACCAAGTCCACTGACAGAAAGATGACACTGCTGCATTTCATCGCCTTGACGGTGAAAGAGAAGTATCCAGACCTGGCCAACTTCTGGCATGAGCTACACTTCGTGGAGAAGGCCGCAGCAGGTGAGGGGAGCCTGGCCCGGCCACCCTGCCTGCGTGTCTAGCCCAGGACAATCCCAGGAAGCTCAGGAGAGGGAACACTTGGGTCCCTTCGGTTCTGGCTTTCGTTGTCTCCTTTCTGACCCCTGAGCTTTCTGCTGGGGCCATGGGTAGGGGCCACCCCAGAGGGAGTCTTCCTGCAGGCCCCCGCATggcccaggcagagggacagaagcagCTCTCTGCTCCTAACTCCCCCGGGCTGG
Proteins encoded in this window:
- the FMNL3 gene encoding formin-like protein 3 isoform X3; protein product: MGNLESAEGGPGEPPSVSLLPPPGKMPMPEPCELEERFALVLSSMNLPPDKARLLRQYDNEKKWDLICDQERFQVKNPPHTYIQKLQSFLDPSVTRKKFRRRVQESTKVLRELEISLRTNHIGWVREFLNDENKGLDVLVDYLSFAQCSVMFDFEGLESGDDGAFDKLRSWSRSIEDLQPPSALSAPFTNSLARSARQSVLRYSTLPGRRALKNSRLVSQKDDVHVCILCLRAIMNYQYGFNLVMSHPHAVNEIALSLNNKNPRTKALVLELLAAVCLVRGGHEIILAAFDNFKEVCKELHRFEKLMEYFRNEDSNIDFMVACMQFINIVVHSVEDMNFRVHLQYEFTKLGLEEFLQSRHTESEKLQVQIQAYLDNVFDVGGLLEDAETKNVALEKVEELEEHVSHLTEKLLDLENENMMRVAELEKQLLQREKELESIKETYENTSHQVHTLRRLIKEKEEAFQRRCHLEPGARGLESVGSEALARIGPAELGEGLLPSDLDLLAPAPPPEEALPLPPPPAPPLPPPPPPLPDKCPPAPPLPGASPSVVLTVGLSAIRIKKPIKTKFRLPVFNWTALKPNQISGTVFSELDDEKILEDLDLDKFEELFKTKAQGPALDLICSKNKTAQKAASKVTLLEANRAKNLAITLRKAGRSAEEICRAIHTFDLQTLPVDFVECLMRFLPTEAEVKLLRQYERERQPLDELAAEDRFMLLFSKVERLTQRMAGMAFLGNFQDNLQMLTPQLNAIIAASASVKSSQKLKQMLEIILALGNYMNSSKRGAVYGFKLQSLDLLLDTKSTDRKMTLLHFIALTVKEKYPDLANFWHELHFVEKAAAVSLENVLLDVKELGRGMELIRRECGIHDNSVLRNFLSTNEGKLDKLQRDAKTAEEAYNAVVRYFGESPKTTPPSVFFPVFVRFIRSYKEAEQENEARKKQEEVMREKQLAQEAKKLDAKTPSQRNKWQQQELIAELRRRQAKEHRPVYEGKDGTIEDIITVLKSVPFTARTAKRGSRFFCDAAHHDESNC
- the FMNL3 gene encoding formin-like protein 3 isoform X7, whose amino-acid sequence is MYSTLPGRRALKNSRLVSQKDDVHVCILCLRAIMNYQYGFNLVMSHPHAVNEIALSLNNKNPRTKALVLELLAAVCLVRGGHEIILAAFDNFKEVCKELHRFEKLMEYFRNEDSNIDFMVACMQFINIVVHSVEDMNFRVHLQYEFTKLGLEEFLQKSRHTESEKLQVQIQAYLDNVFDVGGLLEDAETKNVALEKVEELEEHVSHLTEKLLDLENENMMRVAELEKQLLQREKELESIKETYENTSHQVHTLRRLIKEKEEAFQRRCHLEPGARGLESVGSEALARIGPAELGEGLLPSDLDLLAPAPPPEEALPLPPPPAPPLPPPPPPLPDKCPPAPPLPGASPSVVLTVGLSAIRIKKPIKTKFRLPVFNWTALKPNQISGTVFSELDDEKILEDLDLDKFEELFKTKAQGPALDLICSKNKTAQKAASKVTLLEANRAKNLAITLRKAGRSAEEICRAIHTFDLQTLPVDFVECLMRFLPTEAEVKLLRQYERERQPLDELAAEDRFMLLFSKVERLTQRMAGMAFLGNFQDNLQMLTPQLNAIIAASASVKSSQKLKQMLEIILALGNYMNSSKRGAVYGFKLQSLDLLLDTKSTDRKMTLLHFIALTVKEKYPDLANFWHELHFVEKAAAVSLENVLLDVKELGRGMELIRRECGIHDNSVLRNFLSTNEGKLDKLQRDAKTAEEAYNAVVRYFGESPKTTPPSVFFPVFVRFIRSYKEAEQENEARKKQEEVMREKQLAQEAKKLDAKTPSQRNKWQQQELIAELRRRQAKEHRPVYEGKDGTIEDIITVLKSVPFTARTAKRGSRFFCDAAHHDESNC
- the FMNL3 gene encoding formin-like protein 3 isoform X6, producing the protein MFDFEGLESGDDGAFDKLRSWSRSIEDLQPPSALSAPFTNSLARSARQSVLRYSTLPGRRALKNSRLVSQKDDVHVCILCLRAIMNYQYGFNLVMSHPHAVNEIALSLNNKNPRTKALVLELLAAVCLVRGGHEIILAAFDNFKEVCKELHRFEKLMEYFRNEDSNIDFMVACMQFINIVVHSVEDMNFRVHLQYEFTKLGLEEFLQKSRHTESEKLQVQIQAYLDNVFDVGGLLEDAETKNVALEKVEELEEHVSHLTEKLLDLENENMMRVAELEKQLLQREKELESIKETYENTSHQVHTLRRLIKEKEEAFQRRCHLEPGARGLESVGSEALARIGPAELGEGLLPSDLDLLAPAPPPEEALPLPPPPAPPLPPPPPPLPDKCPPAPPLPGASPSVVLTVGLSAIRIKKPIKTKFRLPVFNWTALKPNQISGTVFSELDDEKILEDLDLDKFEELFKTKAQGPALDLICSKNKTAQKAASKVTLLEANRAKNLAITLRKAGRSAEEICRAIHTFDLQTLPVDFVECLMRFLPTEAEVKLLRQYERERQPLDELAAEDRFMLLFSKVERLTQRMAGMAFLGNFQDNLQMLTPQLNAIIAASASVKSSQKLKQMLEIILALGNYMNSSKRGAVYGFKLQSLDLLLDTKSTDRKMTLLHFIALTVKEKYPDLANFWHELHFVEKAAAVSLENVLLDVKELGRGMELIRRECGIHDNSVLRNFLSTNEGKLDKLQRDAKTAEEAYNAVVRYFGESPKTTPPSVFFPVFVRFIRSYKEAEQENEARKKQEEVMREKQLAQEAKKLDAKTPSQRNKWQQQELIAELRRRQAKEHRPVYEGKDGTIEDIITVLKSVPFTARTAKRGSRFFCDAAHHDESNC
- the FMNL3 gene encoding formin-like protein 3 isoform X5, which gives rise to MGNLESAEGGPGEPPSVSLLPPPGKMPMPEPCELEERFALVLSSMNLPPDKARLLRQYDNEKKWDLICDQERFQVKNPPHTYIQKLQSFLDPSVTRKKFRRRVQESTKVLRELEISLRTNHIGWVREFLNDENKGLDVLVDYLSFAQCSVMYSTLPGRRALKNSRLVSQKDDVHVCILCLRAIMNYQYGFNLVMSHPHAVNEIALSLNNKNPRTKALVLELLAAVCLVRGGHEIILAAFDNFKEVCKELHRFEKLMEYFRNEDSNIDFMVACMQFINIVVHSVEDMNFRVHLQYEFTKLGLEEFLQKSRHTESEKLQVQIQAYLDNVFDVGGLLEDAETKNVALEKVEELEEHVSHLTEKLLDLENENMMRVAELEKQLLQREKELESIKETYENTSHQVHTLRRLIKEKEEAFQRRCHLEPGARGLESVGSEALARIGPAELGEGLLPSDLDLLAPAPPPEEALPLPPPPAPPLPPPPPPLPDKCPPAPPLPGASPSVVLTVGLSAIRIKKPIKTKFRLPVFNWTALKPNQISGTVFSELDDEKILEDLDLDKFEELFKTKAQGPALDLICSKNKTAQKAASKVTLLEANRAKNLAITLRKAGRSAEEICRAIHTFDLQTLPVDFVECLMRFLPTEAEVKLLRQYERERQPLDELAAEDRFMLLFSKVERLTQRMAGMAFLGNFQDNLQMLTPQLNAIIAASASVKSSQKLKQMLEIILALGNYMNSSKRGAVYGFKLQSLDLLLDTKSTDRKMTLLHFIALTVKEKYPDLANFWHELHFVEKAAAVSLENVLLDVKELGRGMELIRRECGIHDNSVLRNFLSTNEGKLDKLQRDAKTAEEAYNAVVRYFGESPKTTPPSVFFPVFVRFIRSYKEAEQENEARKKQEEVMREKQLAQEAKKLDAKTPSQRNKWQQQELIAELRRRQAKEHRPVYEGKDGTIEDIITGLHHQPIVVRHQARSAAPPSGPPRAPGPH
- the FMNL3 gene encoding formin-like protein 3 isoform X4, which gives rise to MGNLESAEGGPGEPPSVSLLPPPGKMPMPEPCELEERFALVLSSMNLPPDKARLLRQYDNEKKWDLICDQERFQVKNPPHTYIQKLQSFLDPSVTRKKFRRRVQESTKVLRELEISLRTNHIGWVREFLNDENKGLDVLVDYLSFAQCSVMYSTLPGRRALKNSRLVSQKDDVHVCILCLRAIMNYQYGFNLVMSHPHAVNEIALSLNNKNPRTKALVLELLAAVCLVRGGHEIILAAFDNFKEVCKELHRFEKLMEYFRNEDSNIDFMVACMQFINIVVHSVEDMNFRVHLQYEFTKLGLEEFLQKSRHTESEKLQVQIQAYLDNVFDVGGLLEDAETKNVALEKVEELEEHVSHLTEKLLDLENENMMRVAELEKQLLQREKELESIKETYENTSHQVHTLRRLIKEKEEAFQRRCHLEPGARGLESVGSEALARIGPAELGEGLLPSDLDLLAPAPPPEEALPLPPPPAPPLPPPPPPLPDKCPPAPPLPGASPSVVLTVGLSAIRIKKPIKTKFRLPVFNWTALKPNQISGTVFSELDDEKILEDLDLDKFEELFKTKAQGPALDLICSKNKTAQKAASKVTLLEANRAKNLAITLRKAGRSAEEICRAIHTFDLQTLPVDFVECLMRFLPTEAEVKLLRQYERERQPLDELAAEDRFMLLFSKVERLTQRMAGMAFLGNFQDNLQMLTPQLNAIIAASASVKSSQKLKQMLEIILALGNYMNSSKRGAVYGFKLQSLDLLLDTKSTDRKMTLLHFIALTVKEKYPDLANFWHELHFVEKAAAVSLENVLLDVKELGRGMELIRRECGIHDNSVLRNFLSTNEGKLDKLQRDAKTAEEAYNAVVRYFGESPKTTPPSVFFPVFVRFIRSYKEAEQENEARKKQEEVMREKQLAQEAKKLDAKTPSQRNKWQQQELIAELRRRQAKEHRPVYEGKDGTIEDIITVLKSVPFTARTAKRGSRFFCDAAHHDESNC
- the FMNL3 gene encoding formin-like protein 3 isoform X2, whose protein sequence is MGNLESAEGGPGEPPSVSLLPPPGKMPMPEPCELEERFALVLSSMNLPPDKARLLRQYDNEKKWDLICDQERFQVKNPPHTYIQKLQSFLDPSVTRKKFRRRVQESTKVLRELEISLRTNHIGWVREFLNDENKGLDVLVDYLSFAQCSVMFDFEGLESGDDGAFDKLRSWSRSIEDLQPPSALSAPFTNSLARSARQSVLRYSTLPGRRALKNSRLVSQKDDVHVCILCLRAIMNYQYGFNLVMSHPHAVNEIALSLNNKNPRTKALVLELLAAVCLVRGGHEIILAAFDNFKEVCKELHRFEKLMEYFRNEDSNIDFMVACMQFINIVVHSVEDMNFRVHLQYEFTKLGLEEFLQKSRHTESEKLQVQIQAYLDNVFDVGGLLEDAETKNVALEKVEELEEHVSHLTEKLLDLENENMMRVAELEKQLLQREKELESIKETYENTSHQVHTLRRLIKEKEEAFQRRCHLEPGARGLESVGSEALARIGPAELGEGLLPSDLDLLAPAPPPEEALPLPPPPAPPLPPPPPPLPDKCPPAPPLPGASPSVVLTVGLSAIRIKKPIKTKFRLPVFNWTALKPNQISGTVFSELDDEKILEDLDLDKFEELFKTKAQGPALDLICSKNKTAQKAASKVTLLEANRAKNLAITLRKAGRSAEEICRAIHTFDLQTLPVDFVECLMRFLPTEAEVKLLRQYERERQPLDELAAEDRFMLLFSKVERLTQRMAGMAFLGNFQDNLQMLTPQLNAIIAASASVKSSQKLKQMLEIILALGNYMNSSKRGAVYGFKLQSLDLLLDTKSTDRKMTLLHFIALTVKEKYPDLANFWHELHFVEKAAAVSLENVLLDVKELGRGMELIRRECGIHDNSVLRNFLSTNEGKLDKLQRDAKTAEEAYNAVVRYFGESPKTTPPSVFFPVFVRFIRSYKEAEQENEARKKQEEVMREKQLAQEAKKLDAKTPSQRNKWQQQELIAELRRRQAKEHRPVYEGKDGTIEDIITGLHHQPIVVRHQARSAAPPSGPPRAPGPH
- the FMNL3 gene encoding formin-like protein 3 isoform X1 — translated: MGNLESAEGGPGEPPSVSLLPPPGKMPMPEPCELEERFALVLSSMNLPPDKARLLRQYDNEKKWDLICDQERFQVKNPPHTYIQKLQSFLDPSVTRKKFRRRVQESTKVLRELEISLRTNHIGWVREFLNDENKGLDVLVDYLSFAQCSVMFDFEGLESGDDGAFDKLRSWSRSIEDLQPPSALSAPFTNSLARSARQSVLRYSTLPGRRALKNSRLVSQKDDVHVCILCLRAIMNYQYGFNLVMSHPHAVNEIALSLNNKNPRTKALVLELLAAVCLVRGGHEIILAAFDNFKEVCKELHRFEKLMEYFRNEDSNIDFMVACMQFINIVVHSVEDMNFRVHLQYEFTKLGLEEFLQKSRHTESEKLQVQIQAYLDNVFDVGGLLEDAETKNVALEKVEELEEHVSHLTEKLLDLENENMMRVAELEKQLLQREKELESIKETYENTSHQVHTLRRLIKEKEEAFQRRCHLEPGARGLESVGSEALARIGPAELGEGLLPSDLDLLAPAPPPEEALPLPPPPAPPLPPPPPPLPDKCPPAPPLPGASPSVVLTVGLSAIRIKKPIKTKFRLPVFNWTALKPNQISGTVFSELDDEKILEDLDLDKFEELFKTKAQGPALDLICSKNKTAQKAASKVTLLEANRAKNLAITLRKAGRSAEEICRAIHTFDLQTLPVDFVECLMRFLPTEAEVKLLRQYERERQPLDELAAEDRFMLLFSKVERLTQRMAGMAFLGNFQDNLQMLTPQLNAIIAASASVKSSQKLKQMLEIILALGNYMNSSKRGAVYGFKLQSLDLLLDTKSTDRKMTLLHFIALTVKEKYPDLANFWHELHFVEKAAAVSLENVLLDVKELGRGMELIRRECGIHDNSVLRNFLSTNEGKLDKLQRDAKTAEEAYNAVVRYFGESPKTTPPSVFFPVFVRFIRSYKEAEQENEARKKQEEVMREKQLAQEAKKLDAKTPSQRNKWQQQELIAELRRRQAKEHRPVYEGKDGTIEDIITVLKSVPFTARTAKRGSRFFCDAAHHDESNC